The proteins below come from a single Erythrobacter sp. SG61-1L genomic window:
- the hemB gene encoding porphobilinogen synthase, with the protein MTSASFPATRLRRTRASTWSRALHRETILTPADLIWPLFVTEGQGVEEPVGSLPGVSRWSVDGIAARAKEAVELGIPCLALFPNTQPERRSDDGAEALNPDNLMCRAIRAIRDACGDDIGVLTDVALDPYTAHGQDGLIDDAGYVLNDVTVEVLVGQAINQAEAGADIIAPSDMMDGRIGAIRAALEQGGHANVQIMSYAAKYASAFYGPFRDAVGSGGLLKGDKKSYQMDPANSEEALREVALDLAEGADSVMVKPGLPYLDIVRRVKERFEVPVFAYQVSGEYAMIEAAAAAGAGNREALVLETLLAFKRAGCSGVLTYHAPLAARLLHG; encoded by the coding sequence ATGACGAGCGCATCTTTCCCCGCCACCCGCCTGCGCCGCACACGCGCCAGCACCTGGAGCCGCGCGCTCCACCGCGAAACCATCCTCACCCCGGCCGATCTGATCTGGCCTCTCTTCGTAACCGAAGGGCAGGGCGTGGAAGAACCGGTCGGGTCGCTGCCCGGCGTTTCGCGCTGGTCGGTGGATGGGATCGCAGCCCGGGCGAAGGAAGCGGTGGAACTGGGCATTCCCTGCCTTGCCCTGTTCCCCAACACCCAGCCCGAACGGCGCAGCGACGATGGGGCCGAGGCACTCAATCCCGATAATCTGATGTGCCGGGCGATCCGCGCGATCCGCGATGCCTGCGGCGATGACATCGGCGTGCTGACCGACGTGGCGCTCGATCCCTATACGGCCCATGGCCAGGACGGGCTGATCGATGATGCGGGCTATGTCCTCAACGATGTCACTGTCGAAGTGCTGGTCGGTCAGGCGATCAATCAGGCGGAGGCCGGGGCGGATATCATCGCCCCTTCGGACATGATGGATGGCCGCATCGGTGCGATCCGCGCCGCGCTGGAACAGGGCGGCCATGCCAATGTGCAGATCATGTCCTATGCCGCCAAATATGCCAGCGCCTTCTACGGCCCGTTCCGCGACGCGGTCGGCTCCGGCGGTCTGCTGAAGGGCGACAAGAAGAGCTATCAGATGGACCCGGCCAATTCGGAAGAGGCCCTGCGCGAAGTGGCGCTGGACCTTGCCGAAGGGGCCGACAGCGTGATGGTGAAGCCGGGCCTGCCCTATCTCGACATCGTGCGGCGCGTGAAGGAACGCTTCGAAGTGCCGGTGTTCGCGTATCAGGTGAGCGGCGAATATGCGATGATCGAGGCTGCAGCGGCAGCCGGTGCCGGCAATCGCGAGGCGCTGGTTCTGGAAACCTTGTTGGCCTTCAAGCGGGCCGGCTGTTCCGGCGTGCTGACCTATCACGCGCCGCTTGCCGCACGTTTGCTCCATGGCTGA
- a CDS encoding M23 family metallopeptidase → METGLFKPRDQGEAGIDAGSVSGPGIAAAQLSHSLIMEDPRKQVIARFNSFAEHYGQWRERLSLHLSALDLAPDLAEDIGSTRWFRGAGTMFGLAALSLLFWPDFAPVEAAAPMSIGDTERDEFRSQMIMPLALGGDSGRHMAATSAVRPLASAPERPQIELVATLAQGDSFARMLQRAGLGSAEADRVVSLVSSAMPLSDIAAGTKVDLVLGRRGSVGQPRPLDSLSFRARFDLELALERRNGGLVLDPRPIRVDSTPLRIRGRVGSSLYRSARGAGAPAKAVQDYLRTLASQYDLDSALGPNDEYDMIVSYKRAATGEVETGQLLYAGVLRNGKPKTQLMRWGKDGQFFEASGVGEQRSGLLAPVPGRVTSNYGMRRHPILGYTRMHAGMDFKAGYGTPIYAVTDGTVAFAGRHGGHGNYVKLNHGGGLGTGYAHMSRIAVSSGQHVRRGQVIGYVGSTGLSTGPHLHYEMYRGGKTVNPASVQFVTRATLSGKELASFKAQLAGLMQVQPGAALASLAPASTVTDEPKREIERADRPRELN, encoded by the coding sequence ATGGAGACGGGTTTGTTCAAGCCTCGCGACCAGGGGGAAGCCGGTATCGACGCCGGCAGCGTGAGTGGGCCGGGCATTGCCGCGGCTCAGCTTTCGCATTCCCTGATCATGGAAGACCCGCGCAAGCAGGTGATCGCTCGCTTCAATTCCTTCGCTGAACACTATGGCCAGTGGCGCGAGCGCCTCTCGCTGCATCTTTCCGCCCTCGATCTGGCGCCCGATCTCGCCGAGGACATCGGCAGCACGCGCTGGTTCCGGGGTGCTGGCACCATGTTCGGCCTTGCCGCCCTCTCGCTGCTCTTCTGGCCCGATTTCGCCCCGGTGGAAGCCGCCGCGCCAATGAGCATCGGCGATACGGAGCGTGATGAATTTCGCAGCCAGATGATCATGCCTCTGGCGCTTGGGGGCGATAGCGGGCGGCATATGGCGGCCACTTCCGCCGTGCGCCCTTTGGCATCGGCACCGGAACGGCCGCAGATCGAACTCGTGGCAACCCTTGCGCAGGGCGACAGTTTTGCGCGGATGCTTCAGCGCGCCGGGCTTGGCTCCGCCGAGGCGGACCGTGTGGTTTCGCTGGTATCCTCCGCCATGCCGCTTTCCGATATTGCCGCCGGGACCAAGGTGGACCTCGTGCTGGGCCGCCGTGGCTCTGTCGGCCAGCCGCGCCCGCTCGATTCGCTGTCCTTCCGTGCGCGCTTCGATCTCGAACTGGCATTGGAACGTCGCAATGGCGGCCTCGTGCTCGATCCCAGGCCGATTCGCGTCGATTCCACGCCGTTGCGTATCCGGGGCAGGGTTGGCTCAAGCCTCTATCGTTCCGCGCGTGGCGCGGGTGCGCCGGCCAAGGCGGTGCAGGATTATCTGCGCACGCTGGCCAGCCAGTACGATCTGGATAGTGCGCTGGGTCCGAACGACGAATATGACATGATCGTTTCCTACAAGCGCGCGGCGACGGGCGAAGTGGAGACGGGGCAACTTCTCTATGCCGGGGTGCTCCGGAACGGCAAACCGAAGACCCAGCTGATGCGCTGGGGCAAGGACGGGCAGTTCTTCGAAGCATCCGGTGTGGGCGAACAGCGCAGCGGGCTGCTCGCGCCTGTGCCTGGCCGGGTGACTTCCAATTACGGCATGCGCCGCCATCCGATCCTTGGATACACGCGGATGCATGCCGGGATGGACTTCAAGGCGGGTTACGGCACACCGATCTATGCCGTCACGGATGGCACCGTGGCCTTCGCGGGTCGCCATGGCGGGCACGGCAATTATGTGAAGCTCAATCATGGCGGCGGACTGGGCACTGGCTATGCCCATATGAGCCGGATCGCGGTGAGTTCGGGCCAGCATGTCCGGCGCGGGCAGGTGATCGGCTATGTCGGTTCCACCGGTCTCTCCACCGGGCCGCATCTGCATTATGAAATGTATCGCGGCGGCAAGACGGTGAACCCGGCGAGCGTGCAGTTCGTTACTCGCGCAACGCTTTCGGGCAAGGAACTGGCCAGCTTCAAGGCGCAACTGGCCGGCCTGATGCAGGTCCAGCCCGGCGCCGCGCTTGCCAGCCTGGCACCTGCCTCCACTGTGACGGATGAGCCGAAGCGCGAGATCGAGCGGGCAGACCGGCCGCGCGAGTTGAACTGA
- a CDS encoding helicase-related protein, whose product MTRRSVDSRIKAVLGPTNTGKTHLAIERLCAHSSGAIGFPLRLLAREVYDKVRAIKGDRSVALITGEERIEPPEARWFLCTAEAMPAGRPDRLGQGLLSKGDLAFVALDEAQLSADPERGHVFTDRLLNARGREETMLLGSATLAPMVKALMPEAEIIERPRFSTLRHAGSAKLSRLPPRSAIVAFSAEQVYAVAEMLRRFRGGAAVVMGALSPDTRNRQVELFQSGEVDYIVATDAIGMGLNLDVSHVAFAGLSKFDGSRQRRLTPAEMAQIAGRAGRHQKDGTFGTLSGGGKDGRGGAPVEFTEEEIYAIEEHRFAPLTKLFWREADPRFDNLDVLISDLETKPDLPQLAPAPEAIDLKVLKRLADEHGIADTLTSPGMVRRFWEACCLPDFRQQGADTHARFVQRLWQELKDGYLGSDYAAAKISELDNLSGDIDTLQGRIAAIRSWAYIAQRPDWVLAKDEMAARARAVESRLSDALHQRLTERFVNRRTAVLMKTMGKDAGLLKVELNDDGAVLVEGEAIGHLDGFRFVVDAQADHADRKLLLAAAEKHLPQLLAQKAHKLAASELGTLTLEDGQVQRDGQAVALLHQTKDISRPRLELAKELTALGPAQSERLAETLSHWLEGELAPLAPLRTLEEATRDPEAGSELRALLLQVVAGAGMVAREKAGLAHLPKERRHLLRKLGVTIGALDVFAPALLKPAPRKVLRSIGADNRPVQENMAAVIEGARQLPAGYRHAGKHAIRLDMAEKLFRTAHEARAAASGKRFYIDLALPTSMGLTEESYSRLMRDAGFRPVRHRALADGAFGPAAPLMWDWRAPRTDHRGERQEEDSRTPRGGNRHRDNRAAGHAKQDRKDGRGRKDGRTGKPGGGKRPENRPAPARPAEGNAFSVLADLLR is encoded by the coding sequence GTGACCCGCCGTTCCGTCGATAGCCGTATCAAGGCCGTACTCGGCCCGACCAACACCGGAAAAACCCATCTCGCGATCGAGAGGCTATGTGCCCATTCGAGCGGTGCGATCGGCTTTCCGCTGCGCCTGCTGGCGCGCGAGGTCTATGACAAGGTGCGCGCGATCAAGGGCGATCGCTCGGTTGCTCTGATCACAGGCGAAGAACGGATCGAACCGCCGGAGGCCCGCTGGTTCCTCTGCACCGCCGAGGCCATGCCCGCCGGGCGTCCGGACCGGCTTGGCCAGGGATTGCTGAGCAAGGGCGATCTGGCCTTCGTCGCGCTGGACGAAGCGCAGCTTTCCGCCGATCCCGAACGCGGTCATGTCTTCACCGACCGTTTGTTGAACGCACGCGGGCGGGAAGAGACCATGCTGCTCGGCTCGGCCACGCTCGCCCCGATGGTGAAAGCCTTGATGCCCGAGGCGGAGATTATCGAGCGGCCGCGCTTTTCCACACTGCGCCACGCCGGCAGCGCCAAGCTTTCCCGCCTGCCCCCGCGCAGCGCCATCGTCGCCTTCTCGGCCGAGCAGGTCTATGCCGTGGCGGAAATGCTCCGCCGCTTCAGGGGTGGCGCAGCCGTGGTGATGGGCGCACTCAGCCCTGACACACGCAATCGGCAGGTCGAACTCTTCCAGTCAGGCGAAGTGGATTACATTGTCGCCACCGATGCCATCGGCATGGGCCTCAATCTCGATGTCAGCCATGTGGCCTTTGCGGGGCTGTCGAAGTTCGACGGATCGCGCCAGCGGCGCCTCACTCCCGCCGAAATGGCGCAGATTGCAGGCCGTGCCGGGCGTCACCAGAAGGATGGCACCTTCGGCACACTGTCAGGCGGCGGAAAGGATGGGCGCGGGGGCGCGCCGGTGGAATTCACCGAAGAAGAAATCTACGCGATCGAGGAACATCGATTCGCTCCGCTGACAAAGCTGTTCTGGCGCGAAGCCGATCCTCGTTTCGACAATCTGGATGTGCTGATCTCCGATCTGGAGACGAAGCCGGACCTGCCCCAGCTTGCCCCCGCCCCCGAAGCGATCGACCTCAAAGTGCTCAAACGGCTGGCCGACGAGCACGGCATTGCCGATACGCTGACCTCACCCGGGATGGTCCGGCGGTTCTGGGAGGCCTGTTGCCTACCCGATTTTCGCCAGCAGGGCGCAGATACGCATGCGCGCTTCGTCCAGCGCCTGTGGCAGGAACTGAAAGACGGGTACCTCGGATCTGATTATGCAGCGGCGAAAATTTCGGAGCTGGACAATCTGTCCGGCGACATCGACACTTTGCAGGGCCGCATCGCAGCGATCCGCAGTTGGGCCTATATCGCCCAGCGGCCTGATTGGGTGCTGGCCAAGGACGAAATGGCCGCGCGTGCGCGCGCGGTCGAAAGCCGACTTTCTGATGCGCTCCATCAGCGGCTCACCGAACGTTTCGTCAATCGCCGCACTGCTGTATTGATGAAGACCATGGGTAAGGATGCAGGTCTCTTGAAGGTTGAACTGAACGACGATGGCGCTGTGCTGGTTGAAGGCGAAGCGATTGGCCATCTGGACGGTTTCCGTTTCGTGGTGGACGCGCAGGCGGACCACGCCGATCGCAAGCTGCTGCTGGCAGCGGCGGAAAAGCATTTGCCGCAATTACTGGCGCAAAAGGCCCACAAACTGGCAGCGAGCGAGCTTGGCACGCTGACGCTTGAAGACGGCCAGGTGCAGCGCGATGGCCAGGCAGTTGCACTGCTCCACCAGACAAAGGACATTTCCCGCCCCCGCCTCGAATTGGCGAAGGAACTGACGGCGCTTGGCCCGGCTCAGTCGGAACGGCTGGCTGAGACGCTGAGCCACTGGCTCGAAGGCGAGCTGGCGCCGCTGGCGCCGCTGAGGACTCTGGAGGAAGCGACTCGCGATCCGGAAGCGGGGTCGGAACTGCGCGCCCTGCTGCTGCAGGTGGTCGCCGGTGCGGGCATGGTGGCTCGCGAGAAGGCCGGCCTTGCCCATCTCCCCAAGGAGCGGCGGCATCTGCTACGCAAGCTGGGCGTCACTATCGGCGCGCTGGATGTTTTCGCTCCGGCCCTGCTCAAGCCGGCACCGCGCAAGGTTCTTCGCTCCATCGGGGCAGACAACCGCCCTGTTCAGGAAAACATGGCCGCCGTCATCGAGGGCGCGCGCCAGCTTCCCGCAGGCTATCGCCATGCCGGCAAGCATGCGATCCGGCTCGACATGGCCGAAAAGCTGTTCCGCACGGCGCATGAGGCGCGCGCGGCCGCCTCGGGCAAGCGCTTCTATATCGATCTTGCCCTGCCGACCTCCATGGGCCTGACTGAAGAGAGCTATTCGCGGCTGATGCGCGATGCGGGCTTCCGCCCGGTGCGTCATCGGGCGCTGGCGGACGGGGCTTTCGGCCCGGCTGCTCCCCTGATGTGGGACTGGCGCGCACCGAGGACGGATCATCGCGGCGAGCGGCAGGAAGAGGATTCCCGCACTCCGCGCGGCGGAAATCGGCACCGGGACAACCGCGCCGCCGGGCATGCGAAGCAAGATCGCAAGGACGGACGCGGGCGCAAGGATGGCAGGACAGGCAAGCCCGGCGGCGGTAAGCGCCCCGAAAACCGGCCCGCGCCCGCTCGTCCGGCTGAAGGCAATGCCTTCTCCGTCCTGGCAGATCTGCTGCGCTAA
- a CDS encoding S4 domain-containing protein: MRIDRLLWFLRFAKSRGLAQKWVGEGHIRRNGARVLRLDQAIAAGDVLTLPLSSRVVVIEILSLPSRRGPAEEARTCYRELDASGTFALAGGKSQLSEGQPHP, translated from the coding sequence ATGCGGATCGACCGGCTGCTCTGGTTTCTACGTTTCGCAAAGAGCCGGGGGCTGGCGCAGAAGTGGGTTGGCGAAGGCCATATCCGCCGCAACGGCGCGCGGGTCTTGCGTCTGGATCAGGCCATTGCGGCCGGAGATGTGCTTACGCTGCCCCTAAGCAGCCGTGTGGTGGTGATAGAAATCCTGTCTTTGCCAAGCCGCCGCGGTCCGGCAGAAGAAGCGCGCACCTGCTATCGGGAACTTGACGCTTCCGGCACATTCGCCTTAGCAGGCGGCAAAAGCCAATTGAGCGAAGGACAACCGCACCCATGA
- the fdxA gene encoding ferredoxin FdxA, producing the protein MTYVVTDACIRCKYTDCVEVCPVDCFYEGENMLVINPSECIDCGVCEPECPAEAILPDTEGGLEKWLELNAKYSAEWPNITARKDPPADADEHKGEEGKFEKFFSAEPGEGD; encoded by the coding sequence ATGACCTATGTCGTCACCGACGCCTGCATCCGCTGCAAGTACACGGACTGCGTGGAGGTCTGCCCTGTCGACTGCTTTTACGAAGGCGAGAACATGCTGGTGATCAACCCCAGCGAGTGCATCGACTGCGGCGTGTGCGAACCGGAATGCCCTGCCGAAGCCATTCTGCCCGATACCGAGGGCGGCCTTGAGAAGTGGCTTGAACTCAACGCCAAATATTCGGCCGAATGGCCCAATATCACTGCCCGCAAGGATCCGCCGGCTGATGCCGACGAACATAAGGGCGAAGAAGGCAAGTTCGAGAAGTTCTTCTCCGCCGAACCCGGCGAGGGCGACTGA
- a CDS encoding CarD family transcriptional regulator, translated as MVAKAPAFSVGDYVVYPKHGVGRVIELQNEEIAGMQLELYVLRFEKERMTLRVPVNKVEAIGMRKLSSDKTLREALDTLTGKPKVKRTMWSRRAQEYEAKINSGDLVSIAEVTRDLFRADDQPEQSYSERQIFEAASSRLARELAAMEKTDEPAALKKILAILNEHAPKYYETAETA; from the coding sequence ATGGTAGCCAAGGCTCCCGCCTTTTCCGTCGGCGATTATGTTGTTTACCCCAAGCACGGCGTTGGCCGTGTGATCGAGCTGCAGAACGAAGAAATCGCCGGCATGCAGCTTGAACTCTACGTTCTCCGCTTCGAAAAGGAACGCATGACGCTGCGCGTTCCGGTCAACAAGGTCGAAGCGATCGGCATGCGCAAGCTTTCCAGCGACAAGACCCTGCGCGAAGCGCTCGACACACTGACGGGCAAGCCCAAGGTGAAACGCACCATGTGGTCACGCCGCGCTCAGGAATATGAAGCAAAGATCAATTCGGGCGACCTCGTGTCGATTGCAGAAGTGACGCGCGACCTTTTCCGCGCCGACGATCAGCCGGAACAGAGCTATTCCGAACGTCAGATCTTCGAAGCTGCCTCCAGCCGCCTTGCCCGCGAGCTGGCTGCGATGGAAAAGACGGACGAGCCTGCCGCGTTGAAGAAGATTCTGGCGATTCTGAACGAACACGCGCCGAAATATTACGAGACTGCCGAAACCGCCTGA
- a CDS encoding head GIN domain-containing protein, translating to MRFAKFIRSVGPVMAIAMAAGVSGCDRAHFSMNGKEGVPLAELDLSGDAPEEVALLSSDIVRITSGDDFTIALEGDATAKNRLRFLLEGKRLSILRDISTIQDGSRATVTVTMPAPKRLVLAGAGNIFSEHLARDSEVTIAGSGLVETLGINVDSLEAEIAGSGGYRASGVTKALDLSIAGSGEAALSELKVGEADITIAGSGSAGLASDGSVKAKIMGSGEITVLGSATCKVQNMGSGKLTCKPGPTGKNQ from the coding sequence ATGCGTTTTGCCAAGTTCATCAGATCAGTCGGACCCGTCATGGCTATAGCAATGGCAGCAGGCGTAAGTGGCTGCGATCGCGCGCACTTTTCGATGAACGGCAAGGAGGGAGTCCCTCTGGCCGAGCTCGATCTCTCGGGAGATGCACCGGAAGAAGTCGCGCTTCTGAGTTCTGACATTGTCCGCATTACGTCTGGAGACGATTTCACCATTGCGCTTGAAGGCGATGCTACAGCAAAAAACCGCCTGCGTTTCCTGCTTGAAGGCAAGCGGCTTTCCATCTTGCGTGACATCTCGACGATCCAGGATGGCTCACGCGCGACCGTAACTGTGACTATGCCTGCCCCAAAACGGCTCGTTCTCGCAGGAGCGGGCAACATTTTCTCCGAACATCTTGCACGCGATTCTGAGGTTACCATTGCCGGATCTGGCCTCGTCGAGACACTGGGGATCAACGTGGACTCCCTGGAAGCAGAGATCGCCGGTTCGGGTGGCTATCGCGCTTCAGGTGTTACCAAGGCACTGGACCTTTCCATCGCTGGCTCAGGAGAAGCGGCGCTTTCGGAACTGAAAGTCGGCGAAGCTGACATCACCATTGCCGGCTCGGGCAGCGCCGGTTTGGCATCGGATGGCTCAGTAAAGGCAAAGATCATGGGATCGGGCGAGATTACCGTGCTCGGGAGCGCGACCTGCAAAGTGCAAAACATGGGATCAGGCAAACTGACCTGCAAACCTGGCCCGACAGGCAAGAACCAGTAG
- a CDS encoding L-threonylcarbamoyladenylate synthase, which produces MDQSGTELLAPDAAGITRASELLRGGRLVAVPTETVYGLAARADSDAAVASIYRAKGRPDFNPLIVHVASRELAESLAVLDSRARELADRFWPGPLTMVLPLREDAQIAPAVTAGLPTIALRMPAHPAMQALLAQTGLPLAAPSANRSGAVSPTDAGHVVASLGGRIDAVVDGGACERGLESTIVALRADGTWQLLRPGPIEESRISAILGRPHDVTSAKVEAPGQLAQHYSPGKPLRLEAQDSASDEFMIGFGDVAGDCTLSASGDLAEAAARLYACLHLAAASSKPRIAVAKLPHDGIGAAIGDRLARAAA; this is translated from the coding sequence ATGGATCAGAGCGGAACCGAATTGCTGGCGCCGGATGCGGCGGGGATCACCCGTGCAAGTGAGTTGCTGCGCGGCGGCCGCCTTGTCGCTGTGCCGACCGAGACTGTCTATGGCCTGGCGGCGCGTGCGGATTCCGATGCGGCCGTGGCGTCGATCTATCGCGCCAAGGGCCGGCCGGACTTCAATCCGCTGATTGTTCATGTGGCATCGCGGGAATTGGCGGAAAGTTTGGCAGTCTTGGACAGTCGCGCCCGCGAATTGGCGGATCGGTTCTGGCCCGGCCCTCTGACCATGGTGCTGCCGCTGCGGGAAGACGCGCAGATTGCCCCCGCCGTGACTGCGGGCCTCCCGACAATTGCGCTGCGCATGCCAGCTCATCCTGCCATGCAGGCCTTGCTTGCCCAGACCGGCCTTCCGCTGGCGGCGCCATCGGCCAATCGCAGCGGGGCGGTCAGCCCGACCGACGCCGGGCATGTCGTTGCTTCACTGGGAGGCAGGATCGATGCGGTGGTGGATGGCGGCGCGTGCGAGCGGGGGCTGGAATCGACTATCGTTGCCTTGCGTGCCGATGGAACATGGCAACTCCTGCGCCCCGGACCGATCGAGGAATCTCGGATTTCTGCCATTCTTGGGCGACCGCATGACGTCACATCTGCCAAAGTGGAGGCGCCGGGCCAACTCGCGCAGCATTACTCGCCCGGGAAACCTTTGCGCCTTGAAGCACAGGATAGCGCATCGGACGAGTTCATGATCGGCTTTGGAGATGTGGCTGGAGACTGTACGCTCTCGGCTTCCGGCGATCTGGCGGAAGCCGCTGCCCGGCTATATGCCTGCCTTCACCTTGCCGCAGCTTCGTCAAAGCCGCGCATTGCAGTAGCAAAGCTTCCTCATGACGGAATCGGGGCAGCAATCGGCGATCGGCTGGCGCGGGCAGCAGCGTGA
- a CDS encoding acyl-CoA dehydrogenase: MPYAPALDDQLLAITVNAGIAGLSAHERFAAASPDMVEAIAQGIGALAAGEWAPLNRNGDTQGARLIDGKVTLPEGFAEAYAGYVEQGWNSISGPTEHGGQGLPYTLAINVMENLGTANLAFSLLPMLTVGAIEALEKHGSDTQRALHLPKLISGEWPGTMNLTEPQAGSDVGALRSTASPIESGEHAGKYRISGQKIFITWGDHELAENIVHLVLARLPGAPEGSRGISLFLVPKFLVNADGSLGARNDLRAVSLEHKLGIHASPTCVMSYGDNGECIGELVGSENEGLMAMFTMMNSARINVGNQGVQIAERATQQALAYATERVQSARAGAPSRAPVAIIEHPDVRRMLLRMKALTEGARALLYYTAGQVDQGSLGDRAAQARADLLVPLIKAWGTDIGVEVASLGIQVHGGMGYIEETGAAQHLRDARIPPIYEGTNGIQAADLVTRKLSMDNGAIFASLMGDIAEAGREEPNLAALAQECAKIGEWMLHDATLDDRLAGSVPFCTMCAVAVAGWQLLRQLRSVEAGEAPALAKTKPVTARFFLDRIVPETQGLAASARAGAELLYALDAEQLAG, from the coding sequence ATGCCTTATGCCCCCGCTCTGGACGACCAGCTTCTGGCCATCACCGTCAATGCCGGAATCGCCGGGCTTTCCGCCCATGAACGCTTCGCCGCTGCTTCGCCAGACATGGTGGAGGCCATTGCCCAGGGCATCGGCGCACTTGCCGCAGGCGAATGGGCGCCGCTAAACCGGAACGGTGATACGCAAGGTGCCCGGCTGATAGATGGCAAGGTCACTTTGCCCGAAGGCTTCGCTGAAGCTTATGCCGGCTATGTCGAACAAGGCTGGAACAGCATTTCTGGCCCAACAGAACACGGCGGGCAAGGCCTGCCCTATACGCTTGCCATCAATGTGATGGAAAATCTCGGCACCGCGAACCTGGCATTCTCTTTGCTGCCCATGTTGACCGTCGGCGCGATCGAAGCGCTTGAGAAACATGGCAGCGATACGCAACGCGCACTCCACCTGCCCAAGCTCATCAGCGGCGAATGGCCGGGCACGATGAACCTCACCGAACCGCAAGCAGGCAGCGACGTGGGTGCGCTGCGCAGCACTGCTTCACCGATCGAAAGCGGGGAACATGCCGGAAAATACCGCATTTCCGGCCAGAAGATCTTCATCACCTGGGGCGATCACGAACTGGCGGAGAATATCGTTCACCTCGTCCTCGCCCGCCTGCCCGGCGCGCCTGAAGGGAGCCGGGGTATCTCGCTGTTTCTGGTGCCCAAGTTCCTCGTCAACGCAGACGGATCACTGGGCGCGCGCAACGATTTGCGAGCCGTCAGCCTTGAACACAAGCTGGGCATCCATGCCTCGCCCACCTGCGTGATGTCTTACGGCGACAATGGCGAATGTATCGGCGAACTGGTCGGCAGCGAGAATGAGGGCCTGATGGCCATGTTCACAATGATGAATTCGGCCCGCATCAATGTTGGCAATCAAGGCGTCCAGATTGCGGAACGCGCGACGCAGCAGGCATTGGCCTATGCAACCGAACGGGTGCAGTCCGCCCGTGCAGGCGCCCCCAGCCGCGCGCCCGTGGCGATTATCGAACATCCCGATGTTCGGCGGATGCTTCTGCGGATGAAGGCGCTGACGGAAGGGGCCCGTGCCCTGCTGTATTACACTGCAGGTCAGGTCGATCAGGGATCGCTTGGCGATCGCGCCGCGCAAGCCCGCGCGGACCTGCTGGTGCCGCTGATCAAGGCATGGGGCACCGACATCGGCGTAGAAGTGGCCAGCCTTGGCATTCAGGTCCATGGAGGCATGGGCTATATCGAGGAAACCGGGGCAGCCCAGCATCTGCGCGATGCCCGCATTCCGCCGATCTACGAAGGCACGAATGGAATTCAGGCGGCGGACCTCGTCACCCGCAAACTCTCCATGGATAATGGCGCCATATTCGCATCATTGATGGGTGACATTGCCGAGGCCGGCCGCGAAGAGCCCAATCTGGCTGCGCTGGCACAGGAATGCGCCAAAATCGGCGAATGGATGCTGCATGACGCCACTCTCGATGACAGGCTGGCCGGCAGTGTGCCGTTCTGCACCATGTGCGCGGTGGCAGTGGCCGGATGGCAATTGTTGCGCCAGCTTCGCTCTGTGGAAGCAGGTGAGGCTCCGGCGCTGGCGAAAACCAAGCCAGTCACGGCACGCTTCTTCCTCGATCGCATTGTCCCCGAGACACAAGGGCTTGCCGCATCGGCCCGGGCCGGTGCCGAATTGCTCTATGCACTTGACGCGGAGCAGCTGGCGGGGTGA
- a CDS encoding DUF815 domain-containing protein: MTDQGDPLARIAAALERLAPPPRPQTDWLASPAYVWTGNTARAVEKLEAPRLDLLQGIDAQKTRVAENVLRLAQGHAAHDMLLWGSRGMGKSALMRASILAAQNAHPGRIALVQVGTDAMEGISGLFAELGRVNRNFLVYIDDLGFAEGDSVGPRHLRSWLEGGVEARPGNVRLAVTSNRRAIVPRHAAEQDDPLNPRDVVDDSLALADRFGLSLGFHNCNQDDYLAIIAGYCREFGLSFEQADALEWSRRRGARSGRTAWQYVNELAGRAGRLI, translated from the coding sequence ATGACCGATCAAGGAGACCCCCTCGCCCGGATCGCCGCCGCGCTTGAACGCCTGGCGCCGCCGCCCCGCCCGCAGACTGACTGGCTGGCAAGCCCGGCCTATGTATGGACCGGGAACACCGCCCGCGCGGTCGAAAAGCTGGAAGCGCCGCGGCTCGACCTGCTGCAGGGCATCGACGCGCAGAAGACCCGCGTGGCGGAAAATGTACTGCGCCTGGCCCAGGGCCACGCCGCGCATGACATGTTGCTGTGGGGATCGCGCGGCATGGGCAAATCCGCCCTGATGCGCGCTTCGATCCTTGCGGCGCAGAACGCCCATCCGGGGCGGATCGCACTGGTTCAGGTGGGCACGGACGCGATGGAAGGCATTTCAGGCCTGTTTGCGGAACTGGGCCGGGTGAACCGCAATTTCCTCGTCTATATCGACGATCTGGGTTTCGCCGAGGGCGATTCGGTCGGCCCGCGCCACTTGCGCAGCTGGCTGGAAGGCGGCGTGGAAGCACGCCCCGGCAATGTCCGCCTGGCCGTTACCTCCAATCGACGTGCGATCGTGCCGCGCCATGCGGCCGAGCAGGACGATCCGCTCAACCCCCGCGATGTCGTGGATGACAGCCTTGCCCTGGCGGATCGTTTCGGCCTCTCGCTGGGCTTCCACAATTGCAATCAGGACGATTACCTCGCGATCATCGCGGGATATTGCCGCGAATTCGGCCTGAGCTTCGAACAGGCGGACGCTCTTGAATGGTCCAGACGGCGCGGCGCTCGTTCGGGCCGCACCGCCTGGCAATATGTAAACGAGCTGGCCGGCCGCGCGGGGCGGCTGATCTAG